The Vibrio syngnathi DNA window CCGCCGATTGCGCCAATTTTTCTTAACTGTTCCATGAGTTCTCTTTCTACACGTGTCTGTTTTTTTTAGTCTAACCCATCAGTAGCAAACAAGAAACATTGAGTTAAATCAGCCTATTGCTCGATACTTAGATTGCCTCAATAAATTAACGGCTAGCTCTCATCCTTATTCAGCGGTTCTTGCTAGGCTAGAAGCGTCGCTACTATTAAGGTTGAGCTGTGAATCAATACGCTGTTATCTGTTTGGACAATAATCCGGTTAGCATTGAAAGAATACGCACGGAGCTCGCTCCGCTAGCTTCTGTATTCGATATTTATACTGCCGAGAACATAGAAGACGCACATCACGCATTAGAAGATATCCATGATCACCACCAAACCGTTGCCTTGGTGATCACGCATCATCATTCTAAATTTAATGGTGTGCAATTTCTTATTGAACTTGAGCAGCTGCCCCATAGTAATACCGCAAGAACGATATTAGTCAGCGCATCGTCAGACATTCAATCCATTTTAACCGCTGTGAATGAAGGTCGACTCAATCACTGCCTAACCAAACCGGTTCAAGATCAGGTTCTATTCAAATCAGCGCAAAAAGAGCTGACTTCTTTTGTTATCCAATACGACTCCGAAAACCTGTTATCTTACAGCGATGCGTTGGACCAACAGCGCTTACTCAGAGCACACATTGAACAAAAAATTCACTCTTTTCAATCAGGCTTCATTCACGACTACCACCAGCTTTCTGATAATGCCCTGGCTGAACGTGTCGTCAGTGGTTTACAAGATGTCTTCTCAAAAGATGACAAAACCAAGGCCCTTCGTGATTACTCCCCCGAACATCTGCTCACCGTAGAAGGTGAAGACAATCGCTTTTTGTGGCTGATCATTGAGGGTGAAGCGGCACTCTACAAAAAAGATGAGCTAGGACAGCAACGAGAAGTAGTACGTCACTCAAAAGGTAACATTGTTGGCGGGATGTCATTTGTAACTGGTGAGCCTTCGTTTTCTACTGCAATTACCCTAACCCAGACCCAAGTTATAAAGCTGGATAAAGATAGCTTTGCTCAGGTTATGCATTCAAACAATACCCTGTTACCCCTATTCACCAATCTACTGCTCCGGCACTTTAACCGACGCTTACAAAGAAGCATCACCAATAAGATCAAGCTGCAGCAAACGCTCGAATCACTGGAATCTGCCCACCAGCAATTGATTGAGAAAGAGAAGATGGCGATGCTCGGCCAACTCGTGGCAGGGGTCGCTCATGAGTTAAATAACCCGATTGCAGCCATACTGAGAAGTATTGAAACCTTGTCTGAACATCTCGACCAAATACTCGAAAATTCGTCACTCCCAGAGTCGAATAAAGGGACGGACGTATTAACACATTCAAAATTGGCGAAGCCGCTTTCAACGGCTCAAGAAAGACAGCTCGTAAAGCACCTCACCTCTACTATCGATGATCGTGCGCTAGCCAAAAAAGCCGTGAGACTGAACCTAAGCCAAGACTCTGCGGTTTTAGACACCTTAAAAGACTCCCCTGTCGCAGGCAAAGAGCTGCTTAATGACTTAGAGCATTATCACTATGTTGGAAACTCCATCCGCTCAATTCAAGTTTGCAGTAAACGTATTGCCGATATGGTCAAAAGCCTAAAAAGCTATGCCCGAGAAGATGAAGAGGTTCGCCACTACGCGGATGTTCACGAAGGGCTTGAAGATACCTTGGTGATCTTTGAAAACAGACTCAAACATCACCAACTCGAAAAGCATTACGACACCGAATTACCACCTTTATTGTGTCAGTCACTGTCGCTGCAACAAGTGTGGACGAACCTTATCTCCAATGCGCTAGATGCCCTTTCTGAACGAGGAAAGGTGGCGATCACCACCTCGCAACAGAAACAAGGCGACGACACGTTTCTTGTGGTGCAAATTTCCGATACTGGACACGGCATTGCTAAGGAAGATCTCAATACTATTTTCAATCCGAATTTCACGACCAAAA harbors:
- a CDS encoding ATP-binding protein, yielding MNQYAVICLDNNPVSIERIRTELAPLASVFDIYTAENIEDAHHALEDIHDHHQTVALVITHHHSKFNGVQFLIELEQLPHSNTARTILVSASSDIQSILTAVNEGRLNHCLTKPVQDQVLFKSAQKELTSFVIQYDSENLLSYSDALDQQRLLRAHIEQKIHSFQSGFIHDYHQLSDNALAERVVSGLQDVFSKDDKTKALRDYSPEHLLTVEGEDNRFLWLIIEGEAALYKKDELGQQREVVRHSKGNIVGGMSFVTGEPSFSTAITLTQTQVIKLDKDSFAQVMHSNNTLLPLFTNLLLRHFNRRLQRSITNKIKLQQTLESLESAHQQLIEKEKMAMLGQLVAGVAHELNNPIAAILRSIETLSEHLDQILENSSLPESNKGTDVLTHSKLAKPLSTAQERQLVKHLTSTIDDRALAKKAVRLNLSQDSAVLDTLKDSPVAGKELLNDLEHYHYVGNSIRSIQVCSKRIADMVKSLKSYAREDEEVRHYADVHEGLEDTLVIFENRLKHHQLEKHYDTELPPLLCQSLSLQQVWTNLISNALDALSERGKVAITTSQQKQGDDTFLVVQISDTGHGIAKEDLNTIFNPNFTTKKEGNFGLGIGLSISQQIVSAHQGFILVESEVGSHTHMQVWLPFKQEGAPHE